A single region of the Eleginops maclovinus isolate JMC-PN-2008 ecotype Puerto Natales chromosome 4, JC_Emac_rtc_rv5, whole genome shotgun sequence genome encodes:
- the LOC134863597 gene encoding LOW QUALITY PROTEIN: NLR family CARD domain-containing protein 3-like (The sequence of the model RefSeq protein was modified relative to this genomic sequence to represent the inferred CDS: inserted 1 base in 1 codon), with protein MSDPAEVKDGAPSDQKVCQEGPDSPGPGPGPGPSCDSIDRDWSTNPFIQRRHSDGSIPSCVSMKSDWSMPRPIEFKDGQHSDDPWIQHEGPDAPGPSCVSLKSDWSMLQPVVFKDGQHSDDPWIQHEGPDPPGPSCVSMKSDWSMSQPIEFKDGQHDDGPRVLQQRPEAPSGQSSQQHHTDLDSIFMLLEENIFTFVKNELKNIQTVLTSDYPGCLESQREDEEVLDSEDEEQRRSSREAFLRITLHLLRSMKQEELAERLQSRSNAAVCQRKLKSSLKEKFQCVFEGIAKAGNPTPLNQIYTELYITEGGAAEVNEEHEVRQIETASRKPDRPETPTRQEELFKASPGRDAPIRAVLTKGVAGIGKTVLTQKFTLDWAEGKAHQDIQFTFPFTFRELNVLGENQYSLVGLVHHFFPETRDAGICSFDQFPVVFIFDGLDECRLPLDFHNTEVLTDVTESTSVDVLLTNLIRGKLLPSARLWITTRPAAANQIPPKCVDLVTEVRGFTDPQKEEYFRKRFRDQEPAGTIISHIKTSRSLHIMCHIPVFCWISATVLDEVLKTREGGELPETLTEMYIHFLVVQSKVKNIKYDGGAETDPHWSPESREMMESLGKLAFEQLQKGHLIFYESDLTECGIDIRAASVYSGVFTQVFREERGLYQDQVFCFVHLSVQEFLAALHVHLTFIKSGVNLLSEEPTTSRLYEDKPKLTHLYQRAVDQALQSPNGHLDLFLRFLLGLSLQTNQKLLQGLLTETGSSSETNQETVQYIKKKMEEDLCPERSINLFHCLNELDDRSLVEQIQQSLSSGSLSTDDLSPAQWSALGFILLSSGEDLDVFDLQKYSASEEALLRLLPVVKASNKALLSGCNLSERSCAALSSVLSSQSSSLRELDLSNNDLQDSGVKLLSAGLESPHCNLETLRLSGCLVTEAGCGALSSALVTNPXHLRELDLSYNHPGPSGQRLLSAVLEDPLWRLETLRMDHGGEQWLKPGLRKYSCEISLDSNTAHRELRLSDNNRKVRRVWEEQPYPDHPERFDSCPQLMCREALTGRCYWEVEWRGRVSISVTYRGISRRGDREDCRFGGSDQSWSLRGSGGRYSVWHNNRETHTPSPSSSPFSPSPSGRVAVYVDHPAGSLSFYRVSSDTLIHIHTFRTTFTEPLYAGFGFWPGLGCWPGSSVSLCSL; from the exons ATGTCTGACCCTGCTGAAGTCAAAGATGGAGCCCCCTCTGATCAGAA GGTCTGCCAAGAGGGACCAGACTCtcctggacctggacctggacctggacccaGCTGTGATTCCATTGATAGGGACTGGTCTACTAATCCATTTATTCAGAGACGTCATTCTGATGGTTCAAT ACCCAGCTGTGTGTCCATGAAGAGTGACTGGTCTATGCCTCGACCTATTGAGTTTAAAGATGGACAGCATTCTGATGATCCATG GATCCAACATGAGGGACCAGACGCTCCTGGACCCAGCTGTGTGTCCCTGAAGAGTGACTGGTCTATGCTTCaacctgttgtgtttaaagaTGGACAGCATTCTGATGATCCATG GATCCAACATGAGGGACCAGACCCTCCTGGACCCAGCTGTGTGTCCATGAAAAGTGACTGGTCTATGTCTCAACCTATTGAGTTTAAAGATGGACAGCATGATGATGGTCCACG AGTTCTTCAGCAGAGACCAGAGGCTCCCAGTGGTCAGTCCTCCCAGCAGCATCACACTGACCTGGACTCCATATTTATG ctgctggaggagaacaTCTTCACTTTTGTGAAGAACGAGCTGAAGAACATCCAGACAGTCCTGACTTCAGATTACCCAGGATGCTTAGAGAGTcagagggaggatgaggaggttttggacagtgaggatgaagagcagaggaggagcagcagagaggcatTTCTGAGGATCACACTGCACCTCCTGAGGAGCatgaagcaggaggagctggctgAGCGTCTGCAGAGCA GATCTAATGCTGCAGTCTGTCAGCGTAAACTCAAGTCCTCCCTGAAGGAGAagttccagtgtgtgtttgagggcattgctaaagcaggaaacCCAACCCCTCTGAACCAGATCTACACAGAGCTCTACATCACAGAGGGGGGGGCTGCAGAGGTCAATGAGGAACATGAGGTTAGACAGATTGAAACAGCATCCAGGAAACCAGACAGACCAGAAACCCCCACCAGACAAGAAGAGCTCTTTAAAGCCTCACCTGGAAGAGAtgcaccaatcagagcagtgcTGACAAAGGGAGTGGCTGGCATTGGGAAAACAGTCCTAACTCAGAAGTTCACTCTGGACTGGGCTGAAGGCAAAGCCCACCAGGACATCCAGTTCACATTCCCATTCACCTTCAGAGAGCTGAATGTGCTGGGAGAGAACCAGTACAGCTTGGTGGGACTTGTTCATCACTTCTTCCCTGAAACCAGAGACGCAGGAATCTGCAGCTTTGATCAGTTCCCGGTTGTGTTCATCTTTGACGGTCTGGATGAGTGTCGACTTCCTCTGGACTTCCACAACACTGAGGTCCTGACTGATGTCACAGAGTCCACCTCAGTGGATGTGCTGCTGACAAACCTCATCAGGGGGAAGCTGCTTCCCTCTGCTCGCCTCTGGATAACCACACGAcctgcagcagccaatcagatcccTCCTAAGTGTGTGGACTTGGTGACAGAGGTCCGAGGGTTCACTGACCcccagaaggaggagtactTCAGGAAGAGGTTCAGAGATCAGGAGCCGGCCGGCACCATCATCTCCCACATCAAGACCTCACGAAGCCTCCACATCATGTGCCACATCCCAGTCTTCTGCTGGATCTCTGCTACAGTTCTGGATGAGGTGCTGAAGaccagagagggaggagagctgCCCGAGACCCTGACTGAGATGTACATCCACTTCCTGGTGGTTCAGTCCAAAGTGAAGAACATCAAGTATGATGGAGGAGCTGAGACAGATCCACACTGGAGTCCAGAGAGCAGGGAGATGATGGAGTCTCTGGGAAAACTGGCTTttgagcagctgcagaaaggCCACCTGATCTTCTATGAGTCCGACCTGACAGAGTGTGGCATCGATATCAGAGCAGcctcagtgtactcaggagtgTTCACACAGGTctttagagaggagagaggactgTACCAGGACCAGGTGTTCTGCTTCGTCCATCTGAGCGTTCAGGAGTTTCTGGCTGCTCTTCATGTCCATCTGACCTTCATCAAGTCTGGAGTCAACCTGCTGTCAGAAGAACCAACAACCTCCAGGCTGTATGAAGACAAACCTAAACTAACACATCTCTACCAGAGAGCTGTGGACCAGGCCTTACAGAGTCCAAATGGACACCTGGACTTGTTCCTCCGCTTCCTCCTGGGTCTTTCACTGCAGACCAATCAGAAACTCCTTCAAGGCCTGctgacagagacaggaagtagttCAGAGACCAATCAGGAAACAGTCCAGTACATCAAGAAGAAGATGGAAGAGGATCTGTGTCCAGAGAGGAGCATCAACCTGTTCCACTGTCTGAATGAACTGGATGATCGTTCTCTGGTGGAGCAGATCCAACAGTCCCTGAGTTCAGGAAGTCTCTCCACGGATGATCTGTCTCCTGCTCAGTGGTCAGCTCTGGGCTTCATCTTACTGTCATCAGGAGAAGATCTGGACGTGTTTGACCTGCAGAAATACTCTGCTTCAGAGGAGGCTCTCCTGAGGCTGCTGCCAGTGGTCAAAGCCTCCAACAAAGCTCT GCTGAGTGGCTGTAACCTGTCAGAGAGAAGCTGTGCAGCTCTGTCCTCAGTCCTCAGCTCCCAGTCCTCTagtctgagagagctggacctgagtaACAACGACCTGCAGGACTCAGGAgtgaagctgctgtctgctggactggAGAGTCCACACTGTAATCTGGAGACCCTCAG gctctCAGGCTGTCTGGTCACAGAGGCAGGCTGTGGAGCTCTGTCCTCAGCCTTGGTAACCAACC TccatctgagagagctggacctgagctACAATCATCCAGGACCCTCAGGACAGAGGCTGCTGTCTGCTGTATTGGAGGATCCCCTCTGGAGACTGGAGACCCTCAG GATGGACCATGGTGGAGAGCAGTGGTTGAAACCTGGCCTGAGGAAAT ATTCCTGTGAAATCTCTCTGGACTCAAACACAGCTCACAGAGAACTCAGACTGTCTGACAACAACAGGAAGGTGAGAcgtgtgtgggaggagcagccCTATCCTGATCATCCAGAGAGGTTTGACTCCTGTCCTCAGCTGATGTGTAGAGAAGCTCTGACTGGTCGTTGTTACTGGGAGGTCGAGTGGAGAGGAAGGGTTTCTATATCAGTGACTTACAGAggaatcagcaggagaggagacagagaggactgTAGGTTTGGAGGGAGTGATCAGTCCTGGAGTCTGAGAGGCTCTGGTGGTCGTTACTCTGTCTGGCACAataacagagaaacacacacaccctccccctcctcctcccccttctctccctctccctctggtAGAGTAGCAGTGTATGTGGATCATCCTGCTGGCTCTCTGTCCTTCTACAGAGTCTCCTCTGACACACTGATCCACATCCACACCTTCAGAACCACATTCACCGAACCTCTCTATGCTGGGTTTGGGTTCTGGCCTGGGTTAGGGTGCTGGCCTGGttcctcagtgtctctgtgttctctgtag